From Micromonospora echinaurantiaca:
GCTGTCCTCGTGGGCCGGGCTCACGCCGCGGCACGGCGAGTCCGACCTCGTCGTGCAACCCGGGCGGATCACCCAAGGGTTCCACGCTGGTGCGGTGGCCGCGGTCGAGGCCGCCCACGGTAGACCGCGTACCGCCAGGTGGCTGACCTGCACCCGCGCCCGCATCGCCGAGCGACGCGGAGGCAACATCGCCACGGTCGCGGCGTGCTCACCCTCGTCTACTACGGCCTACGCGACGGGCACCTCCGCGCCCTCGCACCGGCCCAGGCGGCGGCGTGAACAGGTTCGGACGTGACCGGACGCGTGGTCGTGCCACGTCTGGCTCCCGTCGGCCGACGGCGAGGCCGCACGCTTGATTGACCCCATTTCGGTA
This genomic window contains:
- a CDS encoding transposase, producing MPADHSGPLRDRRGRRAVPGQTRRAPRLPRDSGIPGVGPVLGVVFVAPRSIDRVPGLAQLSSWAGLTPRHGESDLVVQPGRITQGFHAGAVAAVEAAHGRPRTARWLTCTRARIAERRGGNIATVAACSPSSTTAYATGTSAPSHRPRRRREQVRT